Proteins encoded in a region of the Eschrichtius robustus isolate mEscRob2 chromosome 16, mEscRob2.pri, whole genome shotgun sequence genome:
- the DTD1 gene encoding D-aminoacyl-tRNA deacylase 1 isoform X2, giving the protein MKAVVQRVTRASVTVGGEQISAIGRGICVLLGISLEDTQKELEHMVRKILNLRVFEDESGKHWSKSVMDKQYEVLCISQFTLQCVLKGNKPDFHLAMPSEQAEGFYNGFLEQLRKAYRPELVKDGKFGAYMQVHIQNDGPVTIELESPAPGAATSDPKQCIITGQNWILKNS; this is encoded by the exons ATGAAGGCCGTGGTGCAGCGCGTCACCCGGGCCAGCGTCACAG TTGGTGGAGAACAGATAAGTGCCATTGGACGGGGCATCTGCGTGTTGCTGGGTATTTCCCTGGAAGATACGCAGAAGGAACTGGAGCACAT GGTCCGGAAGATCTTAAACCTGCGTGTGTTTGAGGATGAAAGTGGGAAACACTGGTCGAAGAGCGTGATGGACAAACAGTACGAGGTGCTGTGCATCAGCCAGTTCACCCTGCAGTGCGTCCTCAAGGGGAACAAGCCCGACTTCCACCTGGCGATGCCCTCAGAGCAGGCCGAGGGCTTCTACAACGGCTTCCTGGAGCAGCTGCGCAAGGCGTACCGGCCGGAGCTTGTCAAAG ACGGCAAGTTTGGTGCCTACATGCAAGTTCACATTCAGAACGATGGGCCTGTGACCATAGAACTGGAATCTCCGGCTCCTGGTGCTGCTACCTCCGACCCAAAGCAG